In Pseudobdellovibrio exovorus JSS, the genomic stretch TCGCATAGGCCAGTGTTACAGGAAACTGAATCACACTGGCTTTTGAATTTCCATCGGCATCCAACAGTGAAAATGACATCTTATCCACTTTCACTTCGCGGCCGCCATCCTTGCGAACAACAAGGTGATCGGATTCATAGTGCACCAATGTACCTCGCGTTCCATTCACCCAGCGTTTCTGCACATCATTTTTCAAAAACATCACGCGGCAGCCCACTTTTAACTTAAGCTGCGGTGGTACCGGTGCTGATTTTGTCAGAATATCGACGTATTTTTGTTCTCCTAGAAAAATAGAGTCCACTAAAATTTCGTCTTCACGAATTTCTGCTAATTTTTTTTGATTGTATAAATCAGATTGATCGCGACGCGGAAATAGACGTGTCCCCGGATGATCTTCATCGTGGGGCTTTGTTCTATCTTGTAAAAAATCTTTAACACGCTCAGTGAACTTACCGGAACGAATGTCTTCTAAGACATGTAAGAACTCATTATTCTGAATGCGCTGATTCAACTGTAACTTACAAATTTGAAATCCCGAGCGTTGCCATACTTCATTCAAAAAACACCAATCGCGTTTTTGTCCTGAACGTGTCACAGGTGGCAGCTGACCAAAGTCGCCGACGGCAATCACACGCATTCCGCCCCATGGCAGTGACGACTCACGCGCCTGACTGGCCAGAGCTTCTGCGATCATTAAGGCATCGCCGGGGATCATCGAAATTTCATCGATAATGATCCCTTCGACTTGCCGAATTCTTTTGATCGCTCGTTTATCATTAAGCACACGCTGAAGTGTGGCCTGCGGGCCGCCCTCCATAATACCTAAACCAAAGAAGCTATGAAATGTACGCCCGCCCAGAAGCACGGCTGCAGCTCCGGTACTCGCTAAGATCGGCAAAGACTTCGGATCTTTATCTTTCATGAATTCACGAATCACAAAGCTTTTACCCGAGCCAGCTCCGCCCGTTAGGAAAATATTTTCTCCGGACTCGCACATCTCTAAAGCAAAGCGCTGTTCTTCGGACAGGAGATCTAAACTGGGGGTTAAGGACTTAGGGCTGCTCATAAGAACCCCCAGTTTATACGCTCAACCCGCTCAGTCAAAGATATAGAGGGCTTTAGGCGCATCTTATTGCAAACGCGGACAGATTTACTTGCTGTGACACTCAGCATTCGTGTAAACTGATCCACCTATGTTATACGAATTTAAAAACAAATCTACTAATCCGCATTTTACTGAAGTTGAAGACGTCACTCCACAGGAAGTCTTTGAAAGTACCGAAAAAGTTAAATTAGTCGATGTACGTGAAAT encodes the following:
- a CDS encoding DEAD/DEAH box helicase — encoded protein: MSSPKSLTPSLDLLSEEQRFALEMCESGENIFLTGGAGSGKSFVIREFMKDKDPKSLPILASTGAAAVLLGGRTFHSFFGLGIMEGGPQATLQRVLNDKRAIKRIRQVEGIIIDEISMIPGDALMIAEALASQARESSLPWGGMRVIAVGDFGQLPPVTRSGQKRDWCFLNEVWQRSGFQICKLQLNQRIQNNEFLHVLEDIRSGKFTERVKDFLQDRTKPHDEDHPGTRLFPRRDQSDLYNQKKLAEIREDEILVDSIFLGEQKYVDILTKSAPVPPQLKLKVGCRVMFLKNDVQKRWVNGTRGTLVHYESDHLVVRKDGGREVKVDKMSFSLLDADGNSKASVIQFPVTLAYATTIHKSQGATLDELWCDLGSLWEPGHAYVALSRLRDPAGLHIVRWHQRSFIIDPEVKRFYGE